One Ictalurus furcatus strain D&B chromosome 7, Billie_1.0, whole genome shotgun sequence genomic window, CTGCATCTCTCGTGTAGACGCACTGGCTCTCAACCAGCTAATGGTACGTGTCTGGATAAGTATCTTCATGTAAACGTTTAATGTTCTGTGTGAAAAGTTCTCTCCCTGGGTAATGCcacttcatcatttattttcagtttttgtAAATACCTCAACAATTCAGATTTAGCTAGACCTAAAAAGTATGCGCTAGTCATTTTGTTTTGACTCGTCTGGGATTTAAAAATAGCAGAATGGAAATGCTTCAGGACCAGACATGTGCAGTAGCACTGTAACtcgtttattattgtttacgtCCTTAAAGTGGtctatagtaataataattcctttatCTTTCAGTATGCACTGTAGCATCTGTTCAGGACAGTGATTGTCAGTGTAATAGATGACTGTATATAGTGGACACTGTTCCACTTGTAGATTTATGTGAAATGTCTCATCATTAAAAATACTCTACCGTTGTACCCCTTTGCCTTATTTTTCTCCGTGACCTCCGCGTAAGTGTCTTCTCTGCTCTCAGCTACAGCTTCACTTGAACACAGTGCAGTGTGTTAATCACTACAAGACACTGCTGTACTTTACTGTACAATATTCATCTACAGTTATGTCTCCTACTGCAACAGGAAGTGTTTGAAATAAAGCTACCTGTTCCACTCGTATCTGCCTGATCCACAGTGGTATAGATATTAGCATTTCCTTctgaaaacagaagaaaaattctcagaaaaatgcaaaaaaaaaaaaaagttgttttatgaagaaatgtagaaataaaCAGTGATTGACAGAGTGTCTGACCAGCCTGAAGTGGTGTGTGTCCTGACTGAGAGTCTTCAGCTCCTGACCGGCTCTGATTCTGCTCTGATGTCTGATTTCCTATAGAGGGAGACAGATTCTACATCTGACCAGGGTGTAAATATTGTAGgaaacactttattttacacagCGCTGATTACAGTACACTGTACAGCCCTGTAggggaattatatatataaaaaaaccccaaataaacagTGAGGAATAGTTACAAATACTAACTATGGATATAATGCTAATAACAGTGTCATTTGACAGGGATTTCCATAGTTAATACTGGAAAGTAATTTTTTGTTGTGCAATCtacattttattaacattgTTTAATTCTGTACACTATAATCTGGACTCTGACCGTATTAATTTAAATGTGTCCAATATTCTAAACAAGCCCTTCTTTCATCAAGTTAATATTTCCATATAAATCAGTATTATACTCTATGCTATATACTCTAAGTAAGTATTATATTCTATATTACTTAGATAAAGCAGTTATCAGACCTTTCTTTATTTTGCAGAACCACAGCAGGATCATtaagattaataaaataatgaagaaGAAGGCCACACTCAGTCCCACAGCCACTCCTACTGTTCCAGTGCTGGATCTAGAACCTGAGcctgagaaaagaaagagaccaGAATTTAAGCATTTAAACAGTGTACATCTAAACGCTGTCATTTaagatacaaataaataaaaataaattctcacaaGGTTTCACACATCTGACTGAGACCCAGCTTTTCGGTGACACTCCTCTCTCTGGGTGTTTACAGTGGTAGAAACCTTCATCTGACTTTGAGACGTTATAGATGATCATTTCTCCTGTAGTCTGTGTCTGGAGAACTGATCCATCTTTATAGAAATCAGCTCGGAGGTTTGAGGACTTTGTGTAGCGATATAAACAGCGTAGAGTCAGAGGATGTCCCTCAGTCACAGGATGGACAGGACTCTCCAGGATCACACCAACATCTAGAACACAGAAAATCACATGTACAGCAAAATGGATTACAACAtgaatatttctttatataaacAGTGACTAATTACATAAATATCCTTAGTTTATGGTGTGTAATACAATAACTAATTGATATGTATTATAGTGTAAAGCCAATACTGACTGAAAGTTACAGAGACTGCAGTTATTTGAACAAACTCTGATCAACACTACTTGATTTCAGTGTGAAACTCATTAGTGttattgtgtttgtggtgttgaACTGGATGAAAACTCTTTAGGAGTGTAAAACTAGAGTTGTGTAGAGTCACATTACAGCCTCATTCAGTGTTTTACCTGCTCTACCGTAGCGGATTCAGCTCATGAGAGAAACTCCACTGTGCCGTTCTGTTGCTGTCTTCAGGtaatattaaaatgacaaaacattCAGAACTTTCAAAACATTACTGAGATAAACCAGTTCAGTGTGTCTTGTTGAACAGTTCTCCCAGTTGGAAACTCAGAGTTCTGAATATTCTGTAATGAAACATTCCCCTTTTCctttaacaataaacacactacatgaagacTCACCATGCACTGTGATGTTGACAGGATTACTGTTTTCTCCAGATTCAGACTCACACCAGTGAACTCCAGTGTAGGATGTGTAGAGGAAGCTGATATTACATGTAGATCCTGTAACTGATCCCCGCCATGAACAATCTGaccctctctcactgtgtgtgtatcgaATCACTCTCCATCCAGTGGAGTTACTCTGGTCCTCAcagctcagtgagagagagtctaTAATAAAGTGTTGAGCTCTGCTGGGATTGATGATCAGAGAGACTGGAGGAGATTCACCTTAAACACAGAACATTATAATTCACGTGTTATTATGATTGTGTTTTCATGACATAACTTacactgaacacatttacaCCTCGTTTAATTAAACAGTGCTATTTGAAGGAGAATAATCCTCTACCAGTGCTTAGGGCTATTCAACTGCCTTAAACATTCCTCACTCAGGAGGGTGAACATGAAGATTTTTACACCAAACATTATCACAGCTGTGAGTCTCCAAATTTAAAATCAATGctgtgtacatttatatattttatttaagcaTCTATATTCAATACTGCAACACACCAGTGATCCATAGTGGCTGTCGAAGGCTGTACTCTGTGGAAAAGTGTCGttcttccctctctcctctGCACATATACACTCCTGTGTGATTAAGAACAGCAGGACTGAGAGTGTAGGAGCCTCCAGatcctctgctgctgtctgaGAGGGGCACCACTCTATACCTGATACGGCCATCATTGTCTCTGTATGGAACATCTCTGTACCAGCTGAATTTCCAGCCTGTAGAGGAGTCTGTAATCTCACAGCTTAGAGTCACTGAGTCTCCTTCAGTCAGCCAGCTCTGTGGAGATACACTCAGTACTGGCTGTGATCTCTctgtacacacaaatatataaacatataatatatatattgcagtATCTGCACATTTACTTTATACACAACAATCCTGCTATGACTAAAATATCATCTAAAGAGTACAGAATAGTAACAatactaaatattaatataaaactaatTACACTGAGTCATTAGACGAGGCATTAGGAATGTGTTCATTCTTCGTGTCCTCATCACTGCATGgtttattttttgattaatAAGTAGGATCACCTGTACCCAATGGTCTGTATGTCACGTATGAGTGAATCTGTCACTGAGagattagagaaaaaaaattagcaccctggtataacgaccaaacgcgaaccttaaaacagacaactcgacaattagaacgtaaatgtaACGTAaacgtcaaaccaaactggtgatatttcaaacagcatggaaggagagcctactgaaatataggaaatctcttggcgatgctagaaaaatctatttctccaccttaatgggagacaacaaaaacaattctagattccttttcaacacagtagcaaaattaactaggaataaaaccactacagagagaaacactcaatcactacatagcagtgaagatttcatgacatttttcattgataaggttgaaaatattagacgtgaaatacaggccattaaattaaaaccggacagtactgtaacaaacccattacatgataatgtagcaatatcagatcaatgtttagagtgttttgctccgcttagagagaccgaactagcttcattaatctcttcagccaattcatcaacttgcatactagatcccgtacctacatgtttgtttaaacagatttgtccaggagtaattgaaccacttctaaatataatcaattcttccctaagcactggctatgtacctaaatcacttaaattagcagttattaaacccttgattaaaaaacctgatcttgacccgtctcaattgtccagctatagaccaatatcaaatctccccttcatctctaagattttagaaaaggttgtagcaaagcagttatgctcgtacttagataggaataacattcatgaaatgtatcagtcaggatttagacctcatcatagcgcagagacagcgttagttaaagtagtaaatgaccttctactgacctctgatcagggttgtgtctcactgcttgtgttactcgaccttagtgcagcttttgatactatagatcatactattctccttgatatattagaaaatgttgttggtattaagggaacagtcctctcctggctcaggtcttatctgaccgatcgttatcagttcgtagatgtaaatggtgatttctccatgcgtactgaagttacttttggagttccacaaggttctgttttaggcccactgctctttactttatatatgctacccctaggtcaaattattcgtaaacatggaattagcttccactgttatgctgatgatacacagctgtatgtttcagcgaagccagaggacagacagaagcttagtaaagttgaggattgtgtaaaggacattagacgttggatgttaactaacttccttctacttaattctgataaaacagaaatacttttattaggaccacgtgtagctagaagtaatctttctgatcacatggttactctggatggtctttctgtttcatcatgtgcagcagttaaagaccttggagtgattattgactccagcctatcatttgatgctcatgtaggtcatattactaggatagctttctttcatctcagaaatatttctaaaataagaaacatattgtcactacatgatgcggaaatactagttcatgcatttgtcacctctagattagattactgtaatgccttactgtctggatgttccagtaggaatataaataagctccagttagtccagaatgcagctgctagagtcctaactagaaccagaagatacaaccacatcacaccgatattatcaatactgcattggctcccagtaaaatctcgcattaactataaaatacttttattagcctataaagcactaaacggtcttgcgccacaatatctaag contains:
- the LOC128610745 gene encoding low affinity immunoglobulin gamma Fc region receptor III-like, with amino-acid sequence MEFSPLAVMLLLISLTPVPHAQERSQPVLSVSPQSWLTEGDSVTLSCEITDSSTGWKFSWYRDVPYRDNDGRIRYRVVPLSDSSRGSGGSYTLSPAVLNHTGVYMCRGEREERHFSTEYSLRQPLWITGESPPVSLIINPSRAQHFIIDSLSLSCEDQSNSTGWRVIRYTHSERGSDCSWRGSVTGSTCNISFLYTSYTGVHWCESESGENSNPVNITVHDVGVILESPVHPVTEGHPLTLRCLYRYTKSSNLRADFYKDGSVLQTQTTGEMIIYNVSKSDEGFYHCKHPERGVSPKSWVSAQVLDPALEQ